The Glycine soja cultivar W05 chromosome 4, ASM419377v2, whole genome shotgun sequence genomic sequence ctaaccctaaaaatcaaCCACTAACCCAAAACACTAACCCCTCAccctaaaaataactaattaaccctaaacataaaccactaaccctaaaccctaaaccactaaccctaaaccccatccactaaccctaaaaataaaccactaaccctaaaaataactcactaaccctaaaccccatccactaaccctaaaaataaaccactaaccctaaaaataactaattaaccctaaacataaaccactaaccctaaaaataactcactaaccctaaaccccatccactaaccctaaaccccatccactaaccctaaaaataaaccactaaccctaaacataaaccactaaccctaaaaataactcactaaccctaaaccccatccactaaccctaaaaataaaccactaaccctaaaaataactaattaaccctaaacataaaccactaaccctaaaaataactcactaaccctaaaccccatccactaaccctaaaaataaaccactaaccctaaaagtaactcactaaccctaaaccccatccactaaccctaaaaataaaccactaaccctaaaaataactcactaaccctaaacataaaccactaaccctaaaaataactcactaaccctaaaccccatccactaaccctaaaaataaaccactaaccctaaacataaaccactaaccctaaaaataactcactaaccctaaaccccatccactaaccctaaacgccatccactaaccctaaaaataaaccactaaccctaaaccccatccactaaccctaaacataaaccactaaccctaaaaataactaattaaccctaaacataaaccactaaccctaaaaataactcactaaccctaaaaataaaccaataaccctaaaaataaaccactaacccctaaaactaactcataaaccctacGTCCTAAAATTAACTCATAAACTCTAACCCTAAATAATAAACCCTAACCACAACTCATAAACCTAACCGTAACTCATAAACCTAAGTAATAAACCCTAAACTTAACTcataaacctaaccctaacccataaCCCTTACCCAAACTCATAACACAACCCCATAACCCTAAAACCTAACTCATAAACACTAAGTCATAAACCTAACTCGTACTACaactaactcataaaccctaaccctaactttGTATTTGTCAACTTTAATTTTGCTGtttgactttatttattattgtagtttgatgcgcgacataaaaatagtcattatggtgtccgcGATGGTGATTCAATAACAAATGGTGATAGAAAACGCAATTCCATAACAAATTCCATAACAAGTACAATGACATACCATAAATTAagtctgaaattcaaattacaaagatacaaaacaaaattcaaatagagacatcaaaatcagtcattatggtgtccgtgatggcgcgaggatgtgccacatggtcgatcccaccTTCGGGCTTGACGATCCGGATTTCTTCTTGCGCGCTGTCTCCGCCCTTGTTCCTCAGCCTCTGCAGAAAACTcgtgacgcaaatcaacacctaataagtcaccCATTGCAGGGATTGCTCCGGGTACATCCCATTGCTGACCTaatggggcattaggtgttgcCATTGGGGCATCATGTTGCTGCGAAGGGGTCATGGTCGGCCATGAAAAATTAGGTTttgtttccgcaacaccaccaaACGAATGTTCGCTTGCAGACATATCAGTGTCATGGCCTTcgaaaggatactgatacatttGCGAAGGATACTGAGCAAATGttggtggcgtgtaatacattccatgtcCACGCTACTCCATATGTTGGGAAAAATCTTCCGCTTGAACAATCTCCCTTCGTCTGTCAAAACctcgagtttcaacacttgactgaagcatgtgaaactgttgtgggggaaatcgacgctctgatgctggaccatgtgCCACAGGCTCAGTGATCCTCTCTTGCTCTTGGGATAAAATCGCTAACTTTTCCACATatggcacgagatcatcaactgtccatgtgtttcgcccttgtggtgacaccatatactgCAATGTCTCGGTAACTTCACCCTGCAATTATTAGGGTAAGGAAATTAATGTCGAtgctttaaaaagtaaattgaagttaaataattaaaaagaaagaaataccaatgtagccgtgtttgcattgtttgggtcgataaacatttttgttttgcgcctataccacaccatgtaatccgagttaaaactcaataggcccTCTTGTCGAGCATAAACGTCGACCCTAAACTCAGCTCGATTATTCCACTGACTGATAAATGGGGCCAACAGCTGGAACCAATTTTCATCCATTTTGCCTTTCAGTGTTAGCCCGTGGACATTCCATGGTTGCGAAGGAGACTCcggaataggttgttgcattccaaattgtcgcaacactctatccggttggtgccactctacaacatggaaacaaatgagtGGCACCACTGCGCACCACGCCATACTGCCAACCAAACAAATGGGAGGCAACATCGACATAACAGTTGCtgtgtaaggctcccacagaaactgcatacaataacacaattgttaatttatcttaaaccatgacattttatttattatttaacaaatacatGATGATCTTGttacctcatgtcgtttcatgatatccaatttgcgacggaaaactattagatcatcattgcaaatatgttggtttccacgtcgcagccacctacaaaaaaaatatgaaataattagtgCTGGCGCAttacattattgattattttcaaatgaatttttttttaaaaaaactaacctGTGTCCGAGTGGTTTGTTTTCCATTATAGGAGGAGTTTtctttggagccaaagtcgtgcagcgttcccatgcccacatttggattaagatgcacatacctccgattgattttattttgtaatcagtggcgctgcacatctctctgtataAATAAGCAAGCACGGCAGGTCCCCATGCATAGGTGCTGCACTGTTCAAAGTCCCGTAGAAATTGGAGGTACCTTAGGGAAACTTTACTgctgcttttgtcaacaaataGAACTCCTCCTATGAATCTGAGGATCCACAcacgggtaaacctttgtaattgttctACGTTCCCGTCATGGATATTTATTTctgaaaaatggtgagccagccaacttaatttgaccacactgccttgaagttcaccttcctgtggtctgactcccaataattcttcacacaattcagcccaatcaagattagtctgaccaattaatggtgccccCTCAGTATGAAGACCTAACAACACTGAcacatcttgaagagtaatcgtAGCCTCTCCGCATCTCAAGTGAAACGTGTGTGTctcgggcctccatctttcaatcaaggCTGTAATTAATGAAGAATTAATTTTCAGGTACCCCATTTTCATTATCCAATAGAATCCTGATTGGCGAAGCagaggaataatttcctctggtatttcTTCTTGTCCTTGATAGATGGGTACAGCTCGTCTGATATGTAACTTCCTGTCTGGTtctccattccaaacatgttcggaAACATGTTTAGGTTGCAGCCATAAAACGTCTCCATCTATTGGACCAGACTTAATGTGTATACCAGATGAAGATGAGGATGAAGATGCCATTAATACTGTAAAGTAAAAtgtaatacaaaaaattaacaacaaaaattgtacattaaaaaaattaactacatttaaataaatgctttaaaatactctacaaataaaaaaattacaaacttaATAGCTAcaccaattaaaataaatgacaaacttaaaatacataaatttgttacacgtataaaaatttaacacaaaaaaacttaaaatactacctaaaatactttacaaataacaaaattaaaaattacatagctacacaaatttaaataaattaccaaattaaaatacataacaaaattaaaaatttaaacacgtacataaatttaacacaaaaaaacttaaaatactacctaaaatactctacaaataacaaaattaaaaattaaatatgtacaaaaatttaaataaatgaccaaattaaaaatacataacaaaattaaaaatttaaatacgtACATCAATTTAATAcaacaaaacttaaaatactacctaaaatactatataaataacaacattaaaaattaaatagctacaaaaatttaaataaatgaccaaattaaaaatacataacaaaattaaaaattttaacacttacataaatttaacaaaaaaaattaaaatacgacctaaaatactctacaaataacaaaattaaaaattaaatacctacacatatttaaataaatgaccaaattaaaataaataacaaaattaaaaatttaaacacgtacataaatttaacacaaaaaacttaaaatacaacctaaaatactctacaaataagaaaattaaaaattaacataccaacataaatttaaataaatgaccacaTTAAAATacttacataacaaaattataaaataaaatacgtacttaaatttaacacaacataacttaatttactaactaaaatactctacaaataacaaaattaaatattaaaatatctacataaatttaaataaatgaccatatttttttccaattattaaaatttaaattaaataacatatattatacacaaaaaatggcattaaatcaaaaaattaccatggaatcaaaaatttaaacaacatacatatataaaattaataaaatatcatatatttcagtaaaaactataaataagtcaattaaataatatccactgtctaactaaaactaaaaataccatatataaaatacaaataatatcatacaaacctaataaatctaaaccaattaataataatataacagcTAAAATTAAGGTACAAATCattttatcacaaataataacatatgaaTTTAAAATCAACTAACCTACAACTAacgtataaaataataatataccaactcaaatttgtaacatatactacttaaaatttaaaagttccaGCTAATATCAACTAAAGTTGTCAAGTTAAGAAAAACTTACCAATTTGAGCAATCACTTAACAGCAATACAAGAGCAACCActtaagaagagaagagaaactaCTTAGGAAGAGGAGAGAGTTATTGTcctacaaaaataaacaaatgtatcaaataaaattaagttaacatatatagttatataacataataatatttatcattGATAAATACTTACCAAACAGAAAACGCAggaacaaaataacaagaagGCTGGGAGAACTTATGAGGAACAAtatcaaagaagaaagaagtgCAAGGAAGGCGCGGCTGTGATGAACAACGAGCTTCTTCTTTTATAAGGGAACGAGgctgatttttttaaatcaagcaAACCGCCAGCCTGGCTGGCGGTTCCTTCTCAATGCAAATCGCCGTTGATACTGGCGATTCCAAGCTGCTCCGCCTGCACCACTGCTGAACCTGCGCCACTGCTGCACCTGCGTGCCTAGAGCCTAGCCCTCAGCCTAGGAactcgccagtcaaactggcagTTCCCTATGCATGGCTATCTCGCCATTGCAACCAGCGATTCCTTCAGAATCACCAAACTCGCCAGTGGTACTGGCGGTTTGGGTGCTGTATGCATGCATGCCACGTAAAAAACAGCCCCATCgtgcaaatttttttaaaaagaccccatctggggaaatattttgtaaaagaacCCCAGATGAGAAAATTTGCCCCCAAGTAGTATATCTTTCATGGATTCTCTGATCATTCAGTCTCAGTTTACCTTACACGTTTCGTTATTATACAAAAGTgggtacatttatttatttgaacacTTTTCATCAAAGTGCTAACCGTTGTAACAGATGGGCTATGCAAAGCAATTGTATGAACTCTGAAGACATTGAAGAGTGTGGAAAATGGGAATGATACTGATTGGGAGCTGGAATATGCTACTGGATTAGCTTCCGTAGGATGTTATTCTAATTCGAATTGTGCGCGTACgggattaatttaaaaaataaatgatacacataatataattaaataaaataattttattatttcttcctattttctgaaaataattttaatatttaatatgttaaaatagagaatgagtaatttttataacaatgttATTTGTCTCAAATTTTTAAGTCattaatttattgtaaataaaattttaaaacaataagaagaaaaatcttgtataagtaatataaaacaattttacaatatattttaataacaaattatgGTTGGTCTAACTTTTAAAGGTTATTTTTGTAgatttaataatattgtaaaattattttacattaacatTCACTTAAAGATCACTATTGGTgagacttttaagataattattataaaagtcaaaagatcacataaaactattttacatcATTAATACATAttcattcaattataaaataatacttggattttttaaaattattcactatactataatattatattaactttctcatataataatttatgatatttattcaaaattatcacACAAAACTACGTATTCTAATCATTTTGTGACAAAACTAGGTTAAATTAACTTGTGAATCccaatatttttactaaattttcagTTAGGtccctaaacttttttttttcttttaattgagtgtgaaattttatttatatttcaattgGGTGGCTTGTTTAACTAATGCtatgaaaaattaatcataaagacCTAATTAGAGTTGCAGATAGGaaaccaatatttttttgtgtaacTAATTCAATGAGAGTTTTATGTaaagtttctttcttttctggTCAATTCAACCTAGGTATTCTTTTATAGTTATTTCGCAcggtaaaaagttaaaattttacaaaaagaaagcTCTAACAATTAACTCAGTTGTACTTGTAACACACtcaataattattaattcaCTATTTGCACCTCTAATTAAGTATTTATGGTTAATTTTCATAACGACGATAAGATGGAAGAaccaaattgaaaaataaataaaagtttagggatctaattgtaaaaaaaataaatgttgaaggacccaattaaaagaaaacaaaggttCAAGAACCTGattgaaaattttgtaaaaatataagaaCATGCTAAGTAATTAAACCACAAAactgtaattaatattttataacattaatgCAACTTTTCACATCCACAATCTACATCATTTCTTGGAAACTGATAAAATATGTAAGGTGGTAATGTTTTGTAATATTAAGATGAATACTTTAGATTGCTTAGGTATTTTAGACAGATCTGGCTAGTTATATGGGTTGAACTGTAAGTCCAATTGGTAATTCATAATACTCATATTCAGCTCAAACATGAACTCTAAGCCCTGAAGTGCGTGCCTTTCTTTCTTATTCTTGGTTGACATtagttatttctttaatttgggGCTTTAGGCGCTCctgttaacaaataaataaataaaaaattccaagTCAACTTTAAGTTGGATCTTGATCATATAATGGGAATGGAAAATCAGTGACTAATCAATCTTTAGGGGTAAAAAGACAACATACTATAACACATAAACATGGACTCCCTTTATTGCCTAGCTTTTTTATTGTTCCCTCAGTAAAAATGTAACCAAAATTACCCCAAAGGAGAAGTTTGTTTAGGtactatatatattatgaaaacTTGATTGTCCAGCACTTGTCCCTTAGTGAAAAGACATGCATTAGTCAAGTAACCTAAGTTCAACACTTGATGAAGGCCAAACGAATCACTGAGACATTGTGTGACCTATAATGCATGTGTCGTGGAGAGGCATGTGCCCTGAGCAGACCTGGCTAAAAGTGCAAAATTATGATGTGGCCCATAACATCAGTGGTCCCAATGAATGATGGCCTTTTATTTTTGGTCAGATACCAAGTATGGCTGGAAGCCATATTCTATTTCTGAATTAGTGGGCTGTTGCTACTGACATATTTCATATCTACCTGCATGAGCTTTTCTTTgcgaattgaattgaattaaaatagacATCCAcggaccaaaaaagaaaaaaacaaatcaaataaacatcaaCTGGAATTGTATTTTTCTATTtctgataattgtttttttaacaaatttatgatAATAGTTAAAGACCCTTTCAAATATCatcattatgtatttttttaggaGAATATCATCATTATGTTAACttgattaaaattgaatttaaatctcttaaataaaattttaaatttgaatcttataaatagaaaaaaaaaattgaaagaagaaaCTTAAAAATAGTCTGTCAAATTTCATAACAAAAGTTTATCATCAATACAAATTGATAGATATTATACTTCACACCCataatatacttaaaaaaatcagagccttcaaacaataaataataacaaatctTTGTGTTTTCAATGATTATTCAGAGACAAATTCATTTAGGAAATGTACATATGTATTAAGACTTGAATTCTCTAAACTAAAGATGTTATaacaattgaataaaaataaaaattaattgttaaattcaaataaccacataatttattatataaaacataGGTCATATACTAacaatctaaaattattttacagtgTGTCTTACGTAATCATTagacttttattatatatttgcaTACATTTAACTATAATCTCACATGttaatttttcattcaataattataatttcttatttaactccctaaaatattttagaagagTTACATTTGTTTAACATAAGTAACAAGTTATGTGGGCActgtatgaatattttttagtttaattaaataaaataaaatacttaatgtACTGAAATAGCCAAAGACTCCTTGGTCAACCTCCTATGTCGAAAGTCTTCGGCTTACCACCTCCCTATGCCAAATATATCTCGACCCAAACATTGACAAgggaaattaaattgaaaaaaatatataaatgttttatttctctcgtttattgtattttaaaagaTCACagtctaatatatatttaaacaacTATATATCTACAATgtacaataataatttaaaaaaaaaactatactttaattgtaaataattcttaatataaaatttttaaaatattaatatatttaaaatattttataaaaaattcataaaacaatatttatctGTGCATGATTCGGGTCACCCACTCTAGTTGAATGTAAAGAAGGttgtttatcttatttaatctcactatcaattatatttatcatcaGATAATCTTAGGtaattattctttaattaagGGTAAGGTCCATCAactttaagattaaaaaaatttatgtataaaaagaattaattctACCGAGACACTTCAttcatattattcttttttattcattataacATTCTACTTACTTGACTATCAAAGtgtttttatagaaattttgtTACCTATCTTGAGAAGGAAGAAGGTCAAATACAACAAATAAGGAAGAGAAGATATCGCGGCAATAACGGGAAAAAGTATCCTGAATCCTTGAATAGGTATACTTCATACCAAATTTATGAAATCCAATccgatatatattaaaaaaaatttacaattatatatgtattatatacAAGTATATAACTATCATTATTCATTCAtactctaaaatttaaaataataattgaagtattaaagttaataacacaagttcacaaataataattcaataataCAATTACACAagtctcaaattttttttagtattttagagtgtttttttgttttatttttttatatgcgaaacaaattttaaagattGGGCCGGGTTGCCGAGTTTACCCCAAATAGGTTGGGTCTGACCAGATCATCCCGAACTAGATATATGATCGGTCTAATAACCAAACCGATCCGATTATGTCACTGAATCTCAGTTGGACTGGTCTAACCAGCAGGGTCGAACCGAGTTTTTAAACTATGCTTAATACAATTAAAATTGtgtgattaaataaaaaataataatttttttaaaaaatcatttggccgtgagtatctaaatttataatattaaacttaagttatgtaaaattattaataagtttTGCTAGTATGAAAATTCAGATGTCATATTTTCATTTGCTGATATTATATTAAGTTGTAattaaaaagaagaatgaaaactgTAAAGGCCATATTGGTAAACATACTAGTGCGTAAATCATACTTGGACGATATTAGGTAAGCATTGGTGTAACGACGAGAAAGAATAGGCCATGGGAAATCATTGAAAAGTTTTGGTTGACATAGACCTGATGTCTTTCAATGCTAATTTATCTGCACATATATGTGCCGTTCTAAGATCCATTCCAAGGCATAGTCATGTCTTATCTTGTTTAAGGGAGTCACACTAgcattttagttctttttttccttttcttatcagcactagtattttagtttgtgtaatgaacaaaacaaatgttttatttatataattaaaacttataataaataaatgtttttaatatatataagtcaaatttataataaataaataattttaactatataaaatatattttagatttatatatgatgaaaaaattatattgtgatGATAATACAGTAATTTTCATTgttgataaatttataaataaatattgaaatccaatttaaaaataatagattgaaagagataaaatattaaaaaaattataaactttctCGGTgaagaaattttataaaaaatagtttctaaaaaCACTTCCATTCaatataattattctaaattatatataaagaatatattataattttcatattttagtttacattccattttttttcttattattccatcttatatatttatttaaggtttaattacacttttgatttcttaaatattgtaattatacgtttttaatttttttgaattttaattgtgttaaataagtcgtataattttagtttctttatcAATCATACTTTCTTGACGTGACTTTATTTCATGATATGTCATCTTATGTTGTaaacataaatgaaagaaaaaatattataaatttaatatttgaaaaacttaaaattatgaaatttaagaGCTTAAAATTGTACATGTTAggcttccaaaaaaaaaaaaaaatcacacatgTCAACTAAGGATAAGTAAGCATACCAAATTAGTTACTATACCGATATGATATCATGCTAACATAATTACGGATGTGACCCAATTGTGCATATGTGTTTGGCAGAAATTTACATACATTGCAGCTTACATATGTACCGTACAAACCTTACATATATTGTAAACTAGTAAAGCTTACATGATGGCAATACTATAATATATTGAAAGCTTAATATTTTAGTTCTATCtaatatactattttttctgtttttataaaattattattttttaaaatattcctcgtaaaaattttccttttaattttagtcttaattattttattttattttagcccCTATACTAAActtaattttcattataatatttgaataatttgcTGTTAGTCCCTTTTTTCAAAGGGAgttaatcaaaataaacaaaatattatagggactaaaatataaaaaaatattatagtgactaaaatataaaaaaatattataaaaataaaatcaaatagtaagaataaaaaatgaaaaataaattttaaaataaatattttaaaaaaataattttataagaaaaaaaaatacattataagaATAATCACATTTAACCAGggtttcttaaataaaattcatgctaaaaatattattctgaTGTTACACTTACACATGCCTCCATACTTATTATGTGAaatcttcttttgtttttcaaacttCTTTTGTGGGCGAAACTGGTTGCGGCTATAATGTTTGAAAAAGTTGGAATGTTATCCAATTGCATGTGGACAGTGATCATAAACTAAGGCTAAGGTCAAATTCAATCACTAGTCACTAGAATACATAAAGATAACCCTCTTCCCCCTATCTTAATTTGAGGGCTAATTGAT encodes the following:
- the LOC114410877 gene encoding serine/threonine-protein phosphatase 7 long form homolog, whose protein sequence is MKRHEFLWEPYTATVMSMLPPICLVGSMAWCAVVPLICFHVVEWHQPDRVLRQFGMQQPIPESPSQPWNVHGLTLKGKMDENWFQLLAPFISQWNNRAEFRVDVYARQEGLLSFNSDYMVWYRRKTKMFIDPNNANTATLGEVTETLQYMVSPQGRNTWTVDDLVPYVEKLAILSQEQERITEPVAHGPASERRFPPQQFHMLQSSVETRGFDRRREIVQAEDFSQHME